One Trichomycterus rosablanca isolate fTriRos1 chromosome 23, fTriRos1.hap1, whole genome shotgun sequence genomic window carries:
- the zgc:158766 gene encoding pleckstrin homology domain-containing family G member 4B, producing MHNRAKSRSCDNYLCIKDAESLDSCIQSALSSLYAPFGATASTVLLQLFSVVERQYGGDGLRCFIDFLLPAKRILSIIQEESCLRFKGLLLYHEGWPLCIHEKVVLQLAPLHKVRLRQGDFYLQLVPLGRKAAKLVIKCLARSGRALAEIPVPECMYPSVFTAEFLQDVTRERNLQPLQNCLLSTGAAVYRTPWRNVVNPVCVRSASEGIVQARTLGVGHLDACSTHGSTVTLDSRRSSRDSLGSQGAESTMSETLSSRRTSETYFGAGAAPAKEEHHSPGTSAEESSRRACGAGAKSLSFSTDLSTPQRRQFRDSAAFETRRLFRKSYMEALQNPMHLGSSSESVPEEGSEPAVRPEPRPRCDSDLNSSRRGSLQRRLSPLLPLQLGIRAERRSKSLERTGKGLQVKGHRTRSASGGGSPKKLMNGCALRFGRLDLDAAFSSLERRASKGDSGLPDSPSFSESRRSSSAGEDSPKASSGCSSASAPPPVAPPPGCAPPLPSHLTQLNTELLTSGAVTLPGNRDRGGRFLLQVCMRNPVWTDESFTPRELTCLLGYYCSTLRKEKRDLGLTVLVDSRRQQTSPTLFSALSQLQASLPNALYSILLLTDKEVSVRPERDSSVPCEVLTSLKALQKHVDSSQLTRDLDGAFPYDHHHFITFRQKMEQFSSSCDAAISSLQSSIDVLHDSSSPQTAKDVSETIMQQKNLMECVLEDSQLNRLRMEGGTFLARVRKEETSEVESFRDTVDAACTLYNRLDEEVHKLVILSNKSLHQLENLLQFHTFQEEIDRIKHWFRLEGENHLAPLDSFRFNLTSLHEMRHSLDRFTEEAALQQKQATALVQDSDQVSSSTILELKQSIGSVLQRISTRRSELEILTNLYEFYDSAEQWMAHCEDYFQRLNLEESGVTFSPEVLQTLQDYHSEATKFSLENFSSLNETVTTLGSQRQLHHWNLIWMKCQETRKQLEETLARAAASRNCPEPASEPRLSSHDPERLIRSPDLHCAESRSSLPEIKPAPMFEFEDEKPRSAGPYSKSDSSFESSPFLFPPKSDKGSLSLLDDTDSDCTVDSSVSCRSEPGARHRRPPLKKMMKKTVSSELSGHHGYSGVYIKGLEVGNSVCVEKKLQRPHLKSPVLERSRSLPSPSRAHGRIMEGDVKRHSSKIQHIMDEMISTEREYVRSLSYITEHYFPEMERPDLPQDLRGKRSIIFGNLEKLCDFHSQYFLRDLERCAHAPLYASACFLRHEDQFGMYALYSKNKPRSDALLTSHGNAFFKDKQVELEDKMDLASYLLKPIQRTSKYALLLKDLIKECGQSQEQELADLKTAEEMVKFQLRHGNDLLAMDAIRGCDVNLKEQGQLRCQDEFIVWCGRRKYLRHVFLFEDLILFSKTKKIEGGYDIYIYKQSYKTAEIGMTENVGDSGLRFEIWFRRRKSQDTFILQASSAESKAAWTSIIGKILWRQALRNRELRMQEMVSMGIGNKPFMDIKPSDAAISDRAVDYIMKGKESRARSSAAAPSSEQCSPFKRPHSTISNSSSSSSSSHSSSSFLSSLNLPLFSSAPHLPLAHWHYDCIEEDELEHDAGAQKPMITEGSESSSHSASSDGVNSVSTLTLTPHSSLIMDSFHTDAPSFLCSSVSSSSSSVLFHKDHELQNDPGKFITAL from the exons ATGCACAACCGAGCTAAATCCCGCAGCTGTGACAACTACCTGTGCAttaag GACGCCGAGTCGTTGGACAGCTGTATCCAGAGCGCTCTATCGTCCCTGTACGCTCCGTTCGGGGCCACGGCCTCCACGGTGCTGCTGCAGCTCTTCAGCGTGGTGGAGCGGCAGTACGGAGGAGACGGCCTGCGCTGCTTCATCGACTTCCTGCTGCCCGCCAAGAGGATCCTGAGCATCATCCAGGAGGAGAGCTgt CTGCGGTTTAAAGGCCTGCTGCTGTACCACGAGGGCTGGCCGCTCTGCATCCACGAGAAGGTGGTCCTGCAGCTGGCACCCCTGCACAAGGTGCGCCTGAGGCAGGGGGACTTCTACCTGCAGCTGGTCCCTCTGGGCCGCAAGGCCGCCAAGCTGGTCATAAAATGCCTGGCGCGGAGCGGGCGCGCCCTGGCCGAGATCCCCGTCCCTGAGTGCATGTACCCCAGCGTCTTCACCGCCGAGTTCCTGCAGGATGTGACGCGCGAGCGGAACCTCCAGCCCCTTCAGAACTGCCTGCTGAGCACCGGCGCCGCCGTGTACCGAACCCCCTGGAGAAACGTCGTCAACCCCGTGTGCGTGAGAAGCGCCAGCGAGGGCATCGTGCAGGCCCGGACGCTGGGCGTCGGCCACCTGGACGCCTGCAGTACCCACGGATCTACGGTGACGCTGGACAGCCGGCGGAGCTCCAGAGACTCGCTGGGCTCGCAGGGAGCCGAATCCACCATGTCAGAGACGCTTTCGAGTCGCCGGACGAGCGAGACGTACTTCGGCGCTGGCGCGGCGCCCGCCAAGGAAGAGCACCACAGTCCTGGCACCAGCGCGGAGGAGAGCAGCAGGAGGGCATGCGGTGCCGGCGCCAAGTCTCTGTCCTTCAGCACAGATCTCAGCACGCCGCAGCGGCGCCAGTTCAGGGACTCGGCCGCCTTCGAGACGCGCCGGCTGTTTCGTAAATCGTACATGGAGGCTCTGCAGAACCCCATGCATCTCGGGTCGAGCTCAGAGTCCGTCCCGGAGGAGGGGAGCGAACCGGCGGTCCGGCCCGAGCCCAGGCCGCGGTGCGATTCGGACCTGAACTCGTCCAGACGGGGGTCCCTGCAGCGCCGCCTCTCGCCCCTCCTGCCGCTGCAGCTCGGCATCAGGGCCGAGAGGCGCTCCAAATCTTTAGAACGGACCGGCAAAGGCCTGCAGGTCAAAGGTCACCGGACGCGCTCCGCATCGGGCGGAGGGTCTCCGAAGAAGCTGATGAACGGCTGCGCGCTGCGCTTCGGCCGGCTCGACCTGGACGCCGCGTTTTCCAGCCTGGAGAGACGAGCGAGCAAAGGGGACTCGG GACTCCCCGACTCCCCTTCCTTCTCCGAGTCCAGGAGAAGCAGCAGTGCCGGAGAAGATTCTCCTAAAGCCTCGTCCGGCTGCTCGTCCGCCTCCGCACCCCCTCCTGTAGCGCCCCCTCCTGGCTGCGCTCCCCCTCTGCCCTCTCATCTTACCCAGCTGAACACCGAGCTGCTGACGTCAGGAGCCGTCACGCTACCTG GTAACAGGGACCGGGGCGGGCGCTTCCTTCTCCAGGTGTGTATGAGGAACCCAGTGTGGACAGATGAGAGTTTCACCCCCAGAGAGCTTACCTGCCTGCTGGGATACTACTGCTCCACACTGcg GAAGGAGAAAAGAGATCTGGGACTGACTGTACTCGTGGACTCTCGGAGACAACAGACCAGTCCTACACTGTTCTCAGCTCTGTCTCAACtacag GCGTCTCTGCCAAATGCACTTTACTCAATTCTGTTACTCACGGACAAGGAGGTGTCCGTCAGACCGGAGAGGGACTCCTCCGTTCCC TGTGAAGTTCTGACGTCTCTGAAAGCTCTGCAGAAGCACGTCGACTCGTCCCAGCTCACACGAGACCTGGACGGCGCTTTTCCGTACGACCATCACCACTTCATCACGTTCAGACAG AAAATGGAGCAGTTCTCCAGCAGCTGTGACGCCGCCATCTCGTCTCTCCAGAGCTCTATAGACGTCCTGCACGACAGCAGCAGCCCACAGACCGCCAAG GACGTATCTGAGACCATCATGCAGCAGAAGAACCTGATGGAGTGCGTGCTGGAGGACTCACAGCTCAACCGCCTCAGGATGGAGGGAGGAACCTTCCTAGCACGGGTCAGGAAAGAGGAGACGAGTGAAGTCGAGAGTTTCAG GGACACCGTGGACGCGGCGTGTACGCTCTATAACCGGCTGGATGAGGAGGTTCATAAACTTGTCATCCTGTCTAACAAATCCCTCCATCAGCTGGAGAACCTGCTGCAGTTCCACACCTTCCAGGAAGAGATTGACCGG ATTAAGCACTGGTTCAGACTGGAGGGGGAGAATCACTTGGCTCCGTTGGATTCCTTCAGATTTAACCTCACTTCCTTACACGAAATGAGACACAGCCTGGACCGGTTCACTGAGGAGGCAGCG CTCCAGCAGAAGCAGGCCACGGCGCTGGTGCAGGACTCTGATCAAGTATCCAGTTCCACGATACTGGAGCTCAAACAGAGCATCGGTTCCGTCCTCCAGCGAATCAGCACACGCAGAAGCGAGCTGGAGATCCTGACCAACCTGTACGAGTTCTACGACTCG GCTGAACAGTGGATGGCGCACTGTGAGGACTACTTCCAACGTCTCAATCTGGAGGAAAGTGGCGTGACCTTTTCTCCTGAAGTTCTGCAGACGTTGCAGGACTACCACAGTGAGGCTACCAAGTTTTCTCTGGAGAACTTCAGCTCTCTAAATGAGACGGTGACTACTCTGGGCAGCCAGCGCCAACTTCACCACTGGAACCTCATCTGGATGAAGTGCCAGGAGACCAGAAAGCAGCTGGAGGAGACGCTGGCAAGAGCCGCAGCATCGCGGAACTGTCCTGAACCCGCGTCCGAGCCTCGTCTGAGCTCACACGATCCAGAAAGACTGATCAGATCTCCGGATTTACACTGCGCGGAGAGCAGGAGTTCTCTTCCCGAGATCAAACCCGCCCCCATGTTCGAGTTCGAGGATGAAAAACCTCGCTCGGCGGGTCCGTATTCCAAAAGTGACTCTTCCTTTGAGTCTTCGCCGTTTCTCTTCCCTCCTAAAAGTGATAAAGGCTCGCTCTCGCTGCTGGACGACACCGACAGCGACTGCACGGTGGATTCGTCCGTTTCCTGCCGGTCGGAGCCGGGAGCGAGGCACCGCAGACCCCCGCTGAAGAAGATGATGAAGAAGACCGTGAGCTCCGAGCTGTCCGGTCACCACGGCTACTCGGGGGTCTACATCAAAGGACTGGAGGTGggcaacagcgtgtgtgtggAGAAGAAGCTGCAGAGGCcacatttaaaaagtccagtGCTGGAACGGAGCAGGAGCCTCCCCTCACCCTCCAGGGCTCACGGCAGGATCATGGAGGGGGACGTCAAGAGACACAGCAG TAAAATCCAGCACATCATGGACGAGATGATCTCCACGGAGAGGGAGTACGTGCGCTCGCTGTCCTACATCACGGAGCATTACTTCCCCGAGATGGAGCGGCCCGACCTCCCCCAGGACCTGAGAGGGAAGCGCAGCATCATCTTCGGGAACCTGGAGAAGCTGTGCGACTTCCACAGCCAGTACTTCCTCAGAGATCTGGAGCGCTGCGCACACGCCCCGCTCTACGCCAGCGCCTGCTTCCTACGACAC GAGGACCAGTTTGGAATGTACGCTCTGTACAGCAAAAACAAACCACGCTCCGACGCCCTGCTCACCAGCCACGGCAACGCTTTCTTCAAG GATAAGCAGGTGGAGCTGGAGGATAAGATGGACCTGGCGTCCTACCTGCTGAAGCCCATCCAGAGGACGAGCAAATACGCCTTGCTGCTGAAGGACCTGATCAAGGAGTGCGGCCAATCGCAGGAGCAGGAGCTCGCCGATCTTAAAACCGCCGAGGAAATGGTCAAGTTCCAGCTGCGTCACGGCAACGACCTGCTCGCCATGGACGCCATCAGAGGATGTGAT GTGAATCTAAAGGAGCAGGGCCAGCTGAGGTGCCAGGACGAGTTCATCGTGTGGTGCGGGCGCAGGAAATACCTCCGACACGTCTTCCTGTTTGAGGATCTCATCCTCTTCAGCAAGACCAAGAAGATCGAAGGAGGATACGACATCTACATCTACAAACAGTCCTATAAG ACGGCGGAGATCGGCATGACGGAGAACGTGGGCGACAGCGGCCTCCGGTTCGAGATCTGGTTCAGGCGCAGGAAGTCGCAGGACACCTTCATCCTGCAGGCGAGCTCGGCCGAGAGCAAGGCGGCCTGGACCTCCATCATCGGCAAGATCCTGTGGAGACAAGCGCTCAGGAACAGAG AGCTGAGGATGCAGGAGATGGTCTCCATGGGAATCGGCAATAAGCCGTTTATGGACATCAAACCGAGTGACGCGGCCATCAGTGACCGAGCTGTCGATTACATTATGAAGGGAAAAG AGTCCCGCGCTCGTTCCTCGGCCGCCGCGCCCTCCTCCGAGCAGTGCAGCCCGTTTAAAAGACCCCACTCCACCATCTCCAACAGCAGCTCTTCCTCCTCCAGCAGCCACTCGTCCTCGTCCTTCCTCAGCTCCCTCAACCTGCCGCTCTTCAGCTCCGCCCCTCACCTGCCCCTCGCCCACTGGCACTACGACTGCATCGAGGAGGACGAACTGGAGCATGACGCCGGCGCCCAGAAACCCATGA